The proteins below come from a single Bactrocera dorsalis isolate Fly_Bdor chromosome 5, ASM2337382v1, whole genome shotgun sequence genomic window:
- the LOC105223259 gene encoding pupal cuticle protein Edg-78E, whose protein sequence is MFKILLLTALVAYACADNIDKDAQVLSFKNDVADPEGNYAYAFETSNGIQQQEAGNTVGVAGQYEYVSPEGEKISISYTADENGFQPSGAHLPTPPPIPEAIVRALEYIAAHPAAP, encoded by the exons ATGTTCAAGATT CTGCTCCTTACCGCACTCGTAGCCTACGCTTGCGCCGATAACATCGACAAAGATGCGCAAGTGTTGAGCTTCAAGAACGATGTCGCCGATCCGGAAGGTAACTACGCGTACGCCTTCGAAACCAGCAATGGCATACAGCAACAGGAAGCTGGCAACACAGTCGGTGTAGCCGGTCAATACGAATATGTGTCACCGGAAGGCGAGAAAATCTCCATTAGCTACACAGCCGATGAGAATGGTTTCCAACCCAGCGGCGCACATCTGCCCACACCACCACCAATCCCAGAAGCTATCGTGCGCGCTTTGGAATACATTGCAGCGCATCCTGCTGCCCCATAA